A window from Salvia miltiorrhiza cultivar Shanhuang (shh) chromosome 2, IMPLAD_Smil_shh, whole genome shotgun sequence encodes these proteins:
- the LOC131008380 gene encoding uncharacterized protein LOC131008380 produces the protein MSGFSNWFDPYGSNSMKQNSSSHSQNSNDPSQNFGIHPTFPNFSWPNMSNPQVYPNNSISQSAPSFQFSSQGHPSQGFQPYGYRPQWYPPPGFSPQGYPSQGYMFSESSRRTSVDGSCTDGGTPSSRRAIQGLENINLSIEPKSNDDEQNANKRRVFYSDAECEVLAQCWINITINSVVENDQKLEKIWKRIAEAYNKNRSTNTPRREPT, from the coding sequence ATGAGTGGATTTTCAAATTGGTTTGATCCATATGGATCAAATTCTATGAAGCAAAATTCAAGTTCTCATTCACAAAATTCTAACGATCCTTCTCAAAATTTCGGCATTCACCCGACTTTTCCAAATTTCTCTTGGCCAAATATGTCTAATCCTCAAGTATATCCCAACAATTCCATTAGTCAATCAGCCCCTTCATTTCAATTTTCATCCCAAGGGCATCCGTCTCAGGGGTTTCAGCCATACGGATATCGCCCGCAATGGTACCCCCCTCCAGGATTTTCCCCGCAAGGATATCCTTCGCAGGGGTATATGTTCTCTGAGTCCTCTAGGAGGACAAGTGTAGATGGGAGTTGTACTGATGGAGGCACACCATCTTCAAGAAGGGCAATTCAAGGTTTGGAGAATATAAATCTCTCTATTGAGCCAAAATCCAACGACGATGAACAGAATGCCAACAAGCGCCGAGTGTTTTATTCAGATGCGGAGTGTGAAGTTCTTGCGCAATGTTGGATCAATATTACCATCAATTCCGTGGTTGAAAATGACCAAAAGTTGGAGAAAATATGGAAACGCATTGCAGAAGCCTACAATAAAAATCGCTCTACCAACACTCCAAGAAGAGAACCCACATAA
- the LOC131012200 gene encoding ras-related protein RABB1c-like, with the protein MSYAYLFKYIIIGDTGVGKSCLLLQFTDKRFQPVHDLTIGVEFGARMITIENKPIKLQIWDTAGQESFRSITRSYYRGAAGALLVYDITRRETFNHLASWLEDARQHASMNMTIMLIGNKCDLAHRRAVSTEEGEQFAKENGLVFMEASAKTAQNVEEAFVQTASTIYKKIQDGAFDASNESNGIKIGYGGNQGTSAGRDGAASQGGVCCS; encoded by the exons ATGTCGTACGCTTACCTCTTCAAGTACATTATCATCGGTGATACCG GTGTTGGAAAATCATGTCTGCTTCTGCAGTTCACGGACAAGCGCTTTCAGCCAGTGCACGACTTGACCATTGGTGTCGAATTTGGAGCCAGGATGATCACAATTGAGAACAAGCCCATCAAGCTACAAATTTGGGACACG GCTGGTCAAGAATCGTTTAGGTCTATTACGAGGTCTTACTACAGAGGTGCTGCTGGAGCCCTGCTAGTTTACGACATCACAAG GAGGGAAACTTTTAACCACCTCGCCAGCTGGTTGGAGGATGCAAGGCAGCACGCGAGCATGAACATGACGATAATGTTGATAGGAAATAAGTGTGATCTTGCTCACAGAAGGGCCGTGAGCACTGAGGAAGGTGAGCAGTTTGCAAAGGAGAATGGCTTGGTATTCATGGAGGCATCTGCTAAAACAGCTCAGAATGTCGAGGAG GCCTTTGTGCAGACTGCATCAACGATCTATAAGAAGATTCAGGATGGAGCTTTTGACGCGTCTAATGAG TCGAATGGGATCAAAATTGGATATGGAGGGAACCAAGGAACTTCGGCTGGAAGAGATGGTGCTGCTTCTCAAGGAGGAGTTTGCTGCAGCTGA